A region from the Capra hircus breed San Clemente chromosome X unlocalized genomic scaffold, ASM170441v1, whole genome shotgun sequence genome encodes:
- the LOC102173293 gene encoding transcription elongation factor A protein-like 7 produces the protein MQKSCKENEGTPKCNVPKRQEECSYGEFQRQQTEGNFRQRLLQSLEEFGKDIDFRHFKDEEMTREGDGMERRLEEIRGLRKKCRALLSNRRHSRDRPYPI, from the coding sequence ATGCAAAAATCTtgcaaagaaaatgaaggaaCACCCAAATGCAATGTGCCAAAGAGACAGGAAGAGTGCTCCTATGGAGAGTTCCAACGCCAGCAAACCGAAGGGAATTTTAGGCAAAGGCTGCTTCAGTCTCTCGAGGAATTTGGAAAGGACATAGACTTTAGGCATTTTAAGGATGAAGAAATGACAAGAGAGGGAGATGGGATGGAAAGGCGTTTGGAAGAGATAAGGGGTCTGAGAAAGAAATGTAGGGCTCTGCTTTCTAACCGTAGGCATTCTCGAGACCGTCCATATCCTATTTAA